One stretch of Chiroxiphia lanceolata isolate bChiLan1 chromosome 1, bChiLan1.pri, whole genome shotgun sequence DNA includes these proteins:
- the LOC116797392 gene encoding desmocollin-2-like isoform X5: MAPAAPRLVLGLLVLSLCCEACKKVIFHVPSELEADTLVGRVDLKECLQSAEFISTTDGNFKILEDGSVYTTSAFSLSAEKKTFTILLKDIQEQVEKKIHVSLVEEEKKTQKTRHARDTVLKRTKRRWGPIPSVMIENSLGPFPLQIQQVQSDTAQNYTIYYSASGPGIDQDPKGLFYIERETGNIFATRAVDREQYPSFQIICFATTPDGYSPEVPLVHTIRIEDDNDNAPYFTQDLFEFCVPENSKPGVVVGQVTAEDRDEPYTLHTTLKYRIVSQNPPITPAFSLHGDTGVISVLLPQLDRELVPSYTLLVEVRDMAGQPFGLCTTGTVVVKIEDTNDNAPSFKQIQYETRVEENRVSVEILRVSVVDLDEPGSPGSGAVYEIIRGNDDQAFEITTDKNTNEGILCVVKGLDYESAKQRVLVIGVNNEAPYLLAPHSQQLSQSTCSVTVHVLDVDEGPVFKPCLLRLDVKECEDIGTAIGRYVAEDPETGNSEGIRYRIPPGQCNWINIDDKSGEVRTVKVLDRDIGEMRRGQCNITVLAIDRNGKTGTGTIQVCIVPGNKNFPRIAQTDYIMCRDREPICLTAQDDDEHPYSTPFVYRITDRNLASMWKINLQNDNCAYLSPKGDIPFGIYDIPVSVMDNGGKVGESTVRVNFCDCVTPTECDGRSRQLSGGNVTLGLWAILAMILGSLLLLLILITICGCCGRGVMHRQVTDDCANHNLIISNTEAPGEEVMDHNIIPLQNTCDQGGYGVKTGDQQTFEVVKGRGHTLESVKGAGHQTLGSVKEGGGQTMMDTCRYSYSEWHNFTHPRLGEESIRGHTLIKN; the protein is encoded by the exons AtggcccccgcagccccccgccTCGTCCTCGGCCTCCTG GTACTGAGTTTGTGCTGTGAAGCTTgcaagaaagtaatttttcatgttcCTTCTGAACTAGAGGCTGACACATTAGTTGGCAGAG TTGATTTGAAAGAATGCCTTCAGTCTGCAGAGTTTATCAGTACCACTGATGGGAACTTCAAGATTCTAGAGGATGGTTCTGTGTACAcaacatctgctttttctttgtctgctgagaaaaaaactTTTACCATATTACTTAAAGACATTCAAGAAcaagttgaaaagaaaatacatgttaGCTtagtggaagaagaaaagaag ACACAGAAGACCAGGCATGCTAGAGATACAGTTCTCAAGCGAACCAAAAGAAGGTGGGGCCCTATTCCATCCGTTATGATAGAGAACTCACTGGGACCTTTTCCTCTACAAATTCAGCAG GTCCAGTCAGACACAGCTCAGAACTACACAATTTATTATTCTGCAAGTGGACCAGGAATTGATCAAGATCCAAAGGGTTTATTTTACATagaaagagaaactggaaataTCTTTGCTACTCGTGCAGTAGACCGGGAACAATATCCAAGCTTTCAG ATCATTTGCTTTGCAACCACTCCAGATGGTTATTCACCAGAGGTACCACTTGTGCATACAATCAGGATAGAAGATGATAATGATAATGCTCCATATTTTACACAAGATCTGTTTGAGTTTTGTGTCCCTGAAAACTCCAAGCCTG GTGTTGTTGTTGGACAGGTGACTGCAGAGGACAGAGATGAGCCTTATACTCTGCATACTACATTGAAATACCGCATTGTGTCACAAAATCCACCAATTACTCCAGCATTTTCTTTACATGGTGACACCGGTGTCATTTCTGTATTGCTGCCGCAGCTGGACAGAGAG cTCGTTCCCAGTTACACTTTGTTAGTTGAAGTGAGAGATATGGCAGGTCAGCCTTTTGGTTTGTGCACTACAGGAACAGTGGTGGTAAAAATCGAAGATACAAATGACAATGCACCATCCTTTAAACAGATACAA TATGAAACACGAGTGGAGGAAAACAGAGTGAGTGTAGAAATACTGAGAGTCTCTGTTGTTGATCTTGATGAACCTGGTTCGCCTGGCTCGGGAGCAGTGTATGAAATTATAAGAGGAAATGACGATCAGGCCTTTGAAATTACAACAGACAAAAACACTAACGAAGGAATACTATGTGTTGTCAAG GGACTGGACTATGAAAGTGCCAAGCAAAGGGTCCTTGTGATTGGAGTCAACAATGAGGCACCCTATCTGCTGGCACCACATTCACAACAACTTTCCCAGAGCACCTGCTCTGTTACAGTGCACGTCCTGGATGTGGATGAGGGACCAGTGTTTAAACCATGTCTGTTGCGCTTAGATGTTAAAGAATGCGAAGATATTGGGACAGCTATTGGGAGATATGTAGCAGAAGATCCAGAAACTGGAAATAGCGAAGGCATAAG ATACCGGATACCACCTGGACAATGTAATTGGATCAACATAGATGACAAATCGGGTGAAGTCAGAACTGTTAAAGTCTTGGACCGAGACATAGGAGAAATGAGACGAGGCCAATGCAATATCACAGTCCTTGCAATAGACAGAA ATGGTAAAACAGGCACTGGAACAATTCAGGTTTGCATCGTGCCTGGGAACAAGAATTTCCCACGGATCGCTCAAACAGACTATATAATGTGCAGAGACAGAGAACCAATCTGCCTTACTGCACAGGATGATGATGAGCATCCTTACAGCACACCCTTTGTGTATCGCATAACTGACCGTAACTTGGCTTCTATGTGGAAGATAAATCTACAAAACG ATAATTGTGCATATCTTTCACCAAAGGGTGATATTCCATTTGGAATTTATGATATTCCTGTAAGTGTGATGGATAACGGAGGAAAGGTAGGAGAGTCCACTGTCAGAGTTAACTTCTGTGATTGTGTTACTCCAACCGAATGCGATGGCAGGAGCCGTCAACTTTCTGGTGGAAATGTTACTCTTGGTCTCTGGGCCATCCTTGCAATGATCTTAGGATCGCTGTTATTGCTGC TAATCCTGATCACAATTTGTGGCTGCTGTGGCCGTGGAGTAATGCACAGGCAGGTGACTGATGATTGTGCCAATCACAATTTAAtcatttcaaacacagaagCTCCAGGTGAAGAAGTGATG gATCACAATATAATTCCTCTACAAAATACATGTGATCAAGGAGGGTATGGAGTGAAAACAGGAGATCAGCAAACATTTGAAGTGGTAAAAGGAAGAGGGCATACCTTGGAATCAGTCAAGGGAGCTGGACACCAGACTTTGGGATCAGTTAAAGAAGGAGGAGGACAGACTATGATGGACACATGTAGATACTCCTACTCAGAATGGCATAATTTCACACATCCTCGTTTAGGCGAA GAATCCATTAGAGGACACACtctgattaaaaattaa